A part of Candidatus Aminicenantes bacterium genomic DNA contains:
- a CDS encoding thymidine kinase, translating into MAQLYFRYSTMNAGKSTEILKIAHNYEEQNKRVLLFTPAIDDRFGRGQITSRMGLQRDAQIIDDGTDILRLAREVGPDCVLVDEGQFLSREQVVSLTRIVDQLNIPVIVYGLKNDYRNHFFSGSEALLLLADKIEEVKAVCWYCSKKATMLLKFKDGLPVGDGPQIEIGGNDKYISVCRKCYGQKLEIK; encoded by the coding sequence ATGGCTCAGCTTTATTTCCGCTACTCGACCATGAATGCGGGCAAGTCCACCGAAATCCTCAAAATCGCCCACAACTACGAGGAGCAGAACAAGCGCGTCCTGCTCTTCACTCCGGCCATCGACGATCGCTTCGGCCGAGGCCAGATCACCTCGCGGATGGGCCTCCAACGCGACGCCCAGATCATCGATGACGGCACCGACATCCTGCGCCTGGCCCGGGAAGTGGGGCCCGATTGTGTGCTGGTCGACGAGGGCCAGTTTCTGAGCCGCGAACAGGTCGTCTCTCTGACCCGGATCGTCGATCAATTGAACATCCCGGTCATCGTCTACGGCCTGAAGAACGATTACCGCAACCATTTTTTCAGCGGCAGCGAAGCGCTCCTCCTGCTGGCCGACAAGATCGAGGAGGTCAAGGCCGTCTGCTGGTACTGCTCCAAGAAGGCGACCATGCTGCTCAAGTTCAAGGACGGCCTTCCGGTCGGCGACGGTCCGCAGATCGAGATCGGCGGCAACGACAAGTACATCTCGGTCTGCCGCAAATGCTACGGGCAGAAGCTCGAGATCAAGTAG
- a CDS encoding 5'-nucleotidase C-terminal domain-containing protein: MKRPLSPGSMLRLAGLTLLAAFILSSCAGLPPATTGSTAPSGPASTAATTETHIVIFHSNDVHGRIDAFAKVKVILDAEKKTGADVFYVSAGDNFTGDPVIDRFDPPGEPMLDLLGRMGLAVVCPGNHEFDYGLATVRKFASRFPMVSANIEAPVGVFPELRPWTVLKTRNGTGLVVFGLIQIEPGNGLPSTHPDRVKGLRFREPLAKALEMKSLRAKGQVLIALTHIGHDQDLLLARQMPELDLIIGGHSHTRVDPAVTVNGVLIAQAGSGNLFLGRIDLWLRDGRVVEKQGRLIDLGQVKDEDASIKALVTEYRRNPAMARVLAEAPFEISGMNALGSLMTDAIRRTHGLDIAFQNNGGIRVGRLPKVITLRDAYTLDPFGNQVVEIAMTPAEIRSLIKAAFEKRGDIDLQVSGITYVVRTDATPRVREILLRLPDGTPLPEDRTYKVGLSSYIASSTSFTHQDPGRSLQTTTVDDLISFLEKGADLGLYRDIIRAIWEKAPAPSGN, from the coding sequence ATGAAGAGACCCCTTTCGCCCGGATCGATGCTGCGCCTGGCCGGCCTGACCCTGCTGGCGGCGTTTATTCTCTCGTCCTGCGCCGGCCTGCCGCCCGCGACAACCGGGTCGACCGCCCCGTCCGGCCCGGCTTCGACGGCGGCGACGACCGAGACCCATATCGTCATTTTCCACTCCAACGACGTTCACGGCCGGATCGACGCCTTCGCCAAGGTCAAGGTCATCCTCGACGCCGAGAAGAAAACCGGCGCCGACGTCTTCTACGTCTCGGCCGGAGACAATTTTACGGGCGACCCGGTCATCGACCGCTTCGACCCGCCCGGCGAGCCGATGCTGGATCTGCTCGGCCGGATGGGGCTCGCGGTCGTGTGCCCCGGCAACCACGAGTTCGATTACGGGCTGGCGACCGTTCGCAAGTTCGCGTCCCGCTTCCCGATGGTCTCGGCCAACATCGAGGCGCCGGTAGGCGTCTTCCCGGAGCTCCGCCCGTGGACGGTGCTGAAGACCCGGAACGGGACCGGGCTCGTCGTCTTCGGCCTGATCCAGATCGAGCCCGGCAACGGCCTGCCCTCGACCCACCCCGACAGGGTCAAGGGGCTGCGCTTCCGCGAGCCGCTGGCCAAGGCCCTGGAGATGAAGAGCCTGCGCGCCAAGGGCCAAGTCCTGATCGCCCTGACCCATATCGGCCATGATCAGGACCTCCTGCTGGCCCGGCAGATGCCGGAACTCGACCTGATCATCGGCGGCCATTCCCACACCCGCGTCGATCCGGCGGTGACCGTCAACGGCGTGCTGATCGCCCAAGCCGGCAGCGGCAACCTCTTCCTGGGCCGGATCGATCTGTGGCTCCGGGACGGACGGGTGGTCGAGAAGCAAGGCCGCTTGATCGACCTGGGCCAAGTGAAGGACGAGGACGCCTCGATCAAGGCCCTGGTCACCGAATACCGCCGCAACCCGGCCATGGCCCGCGTCTTGGCCGAAGCGCCGTTCGAGATCAGCGGCATGAACGCCCTGGGCAGCCTGATGACCGACGCCATCCGCCGGACCCACGGCCTGGATATCGCTTTCCAGAACAACGGCGGCATCCGGGTCGGCCGGCTGCCGAAGGTCATCACCCTACGCGACGCGTACACCCTGGACCCGTTCGGCAACCAGGTCGTCGAGATCGCCATGACCCCGGCCGAGATCAGGAGCCTGATCAAGGCCGCCTTCGAAAAGCGGGGCGACATCGACCTTCAGGTGTCGGGGATCACTTACGTCGTCCGCACGGACGCGACCCCGCGGGTCCGGGAGATCCTGTTGCGCCTTCCGGACGGGACTCCCCTGCCCGAAGACCGGACCTACAAGGTCGGCCTCTCCAGCTACATCGCCAGCTCGACCAGCTTCACCCACCAAGACCCCGGCCGATCCCTGCAAACCACCACGGTCGACGACCTGATCAGCTTCCTGGAGAAGGGCGCGGACCTGGGGCTTTACCGGGATATCATCCGGGCCATCTGGGAGAAGGCGCCGGCGCCTTCCGGAAACTGA